One genomic window of Cydia pomonella isolate Wapato2018A chromosome 6, ilCydPomo1, whole genome shotgun sequence includes the following:
- the LOC133518736 gene encoding leucine carboxyl methyltransferase 1 has translation MNKLVSWSEEDEAVAATNSDATECKRGAVELGYWSDPYVRLFSRPRAERRAPEIHRGYYARVRAVEMFIHQFLERCDSKCQVLNLGCGFDTLFWRLRDVTQAVGNFIELDFPTVTAKKCQIIKRNKQLLEKITNEDGEVAIRAGGADLHADGYHLCGVDLRDEPGVLRALTAASARPDAPTLVLAECVLVYLREDAANRLLRLLAQQFPKQVLVVYEQCNLDDKFGEVMIRNLVSRGCGEVGARHMDAPGAAAARLLAAGYDTARGWDMDTVWRSLSEEERARVEALEPLDERELLQQLHAHYALTVASRGDLFADIDLNA, from the exons ATGAATAAGCTGGTGTCGTGGTCGGAGGAAGACGAGGCGGTGGCGGCGACGAACTCGGACGCTACTGAGTGCAAGCGGGGTGCTGTAGAGCTGGGGTACTGGAGTGACCCTTATGTGCGCCTATTCTCGCGCCCTCGCGCCGAGCGCAGGGCGCCTGAGATCCACCGTGGATACTATGCGCGGGTGCGCGCTGTAGAGATGTTCATCCATCAGTTTCTCGAG CGGTGTGACAGCAAGTGCCAAGTGCTGAACCTCGGCTGTGGGTTTGACACTCTGTTCTGGCGGCTCCGTGACGTCACACAGGCCGTTGGCAACTTCATTGAGCTGGACTTTCCCACAGTCACCGCCAAAAAGTGCCAGATTATAAAGCGGAATAAGCAGCTGCTTGAGAAAATCACCAATGAAG ACGGTGAAGTAGCCATCCGCGCCGGCGGCGCCGACCTCCACGCCGATGGTTACCACCTGTGCGGCGTGGATTTGCGTGACGAGCCCGGCGTGCTGCGCGCCCTCACCGCCGCTAGCGCTCGACCAGACGCGCCAACCCTAGTGCTGGCTGAATGCGTACTGGTGTATCTCCGGGAGGACGCAGCTAACAG ATTACTCCGACTTTTGGCGCAGCAGTTCCCCAAGCAGGTGCTTGTTGTGTATGAGCAGTGCAATCTCGACGACAAG ttCGGCGAGGTAATGATACGCAACCTAGTCTCCCGCGGGTGCGGCGAGGTGGGCGCGCGGCACATGGACGCGCCGGGCGCCGCGGCCGCCCGCCTGCTGGCCGCCGGGTACGACACGGCGCGCGGCTGGGACATGGACACG GTATGGCGCTCGCTAAGCGAAGAAGAGCGCGCCCGCGTCGAAGCCCTGGAACCTCTGGACGAGCGTGAACTACTACAGCAGTTACACGCACATTACGCGCTCACTGTCGCCTCCCGAGGCGATTTGTTTGCTGATATCGACCTTAACGCGTAG
- the LOC133518705 gene encoding zinc finger protein 706-like, protein MARGQQKIQSQAKAAEKMSKLKKQQGHSATDQKKAAQKALVHVCVLCKAQMPDPKTYKQHFENKHPKNELPEDLKAI, encoded by the exons ATGGCTCGCGGACAGCAGAAGATCCAGTCGCAGGCGAAGGCGGCGGAGAAGATGTCTAAGCTGAAAAAGCAGCAGGGGCACAGCGCCACCGACCAGAAGAAAGCCGCGCAAAAGGCTCTCGTACACGTATGTGTGCTCTGCAAG GCGCAGATGCCAGACCCTAAAACCTACAAGCAGCACTTCGAGAATAAGCACCCTAAGAATGAGCTCCCCGAAGACCTAAAGGCCATCTAA
- the LOC133518704 gene encoding DNA repair protein complementing XP-A cells homolog: MASTCELPRSENIPVDCDVPMNAGDTSNTSDTSTSDTSSGTTLTAAQRARIERQRQKARALHDARLIKLHPAVIEAVSSSVAGTRARDTGGGFLLEEDEPETKIKKVQAPAPVVHESEQPHCLECDKPFPMSYLFDTFDYSVCDECKNDETHSLITRTEAKTEFLLKDCDLDKRPPPLRCIRRRNPHKAHYSDMRLYLRAQVEARALEVWGSEEALEAEHEARARRREKAQETSTKRKLRELRMAARSSLFEGRKALHGHTHEWGEETYDEDSDSYSRVCKTCGHTETYEKM; this comes from the exons ATGGCAAGCACCTGTGAGCTGCCTCGCAGTGAAAATATCCCTGTGGACTGCGATGTGCCCATGAATGCTGGAGATACCTCAAACACTAGCGATACCAGCACCAGTGATACAAGTTCGGGTACCACACTGACTGCAGCTCAACGGGCGCGTATTGAGCGCCAGCGGCAGAAGGCACGCGCTTTGCACGACGCGCGACTTATTAAACTTCATCCTGC CGTAATAGAAGCGGTATCTTCTTCAGTAGCTGGCACCCGCGCTCGCGACACAGGCGGCGGCTTCCTTCTAGAAGAAGATGAGCCTGAGACCAAGATCAAAAAGGTCCAGGCTCCAGCACCAGTGGTCCATGAGAGCGAGCAGCCACACTGTTTGGAGTGTGACAAACCGTTCCCCATGTCGTACCTGTTTGACACATTCGACTACAGTGTGTGTGATGAGTGCAA GAATGATGAGACCCACTCGCTGATAACCCGCACGGAGGCCAAGACGGAGTTCCTGCTGAAAGACTGCGACCTGGACAAGCGGCCGCCGCCGCTGCGCTGCATACGTCGTCGCAACCCGCACAAGGCCCACTACAGCGATATGCGGCTCTATTTGCGGGCTCAG GTGGAAGCACGTGCGCTCGAAGTCTGGGGCAGCGAGGAAGCCCTGGAGGCCGAGCACGAAGCGCGCGCAAGGCGCCGAGAAAAAGCCCAAGAAACCAGCACAAAGCGAAAACTGCGCGAACTGCGCATGGCGGCGCGCTCCTCGCTCTTCGAAGGTCGGAAGGCCTTACATGGACACACGCACGAGTGGGGGGAGGAGACGTATGACGAAGATAGCGATAGTTACAGCAGAGTGTGTAAGACGTGCGGACATACTGAGACTTATGAGAAGATGTAG